GATGACTAGTTTGATAGATGTTGATGAAGAAGAGACTGGTCTCCTTAAGGCTTGCTTGAACTGTAAATCTTGCATCAGCTTTTGCGCAGTAGAGAGTGAGGGGGGGCTACGCCCTCTGCCAAGCATTATAGCAGAAGGGTTGCTGATAGAAGCTAATCGACATAGCACAGCAGATGTAGCTCGTAAGATGAGGGTGTTAGAGGATACTTATAGATGCGGGTTGTGCGGTAGATGCTCAAGCTGTAGTTATCATTTGGACATAGTGGCGAGCTCTTATAGGCTTAGAAGAATTCTTGCGGAGAAAGGGTTGATGCCTGAACCGCTTCTAAAGCTACGCAACTCAATAAGGGAGAGCCGAAACTCTTTCGGTGCTGACGCGCAGGCAAGAAGTATGTGGATAGACTACGTAGGGCTTACAAAGATTCGCATAAATAAGGCGGCGGATACACTATACTTCGTTGGCTGCACACCCTCTTATAGATCACAAGGGCAGGACATAGCGTATGCAGCATCCTTGGTCTTAAACAGGGTAGGCGAAGATTGGGCGGTCTTAGGTGCGGATGAATGGTGCTGTGGAGCCCCTCTTTTAGCCATAGGCGCTTGGGAGGAGGCTGAAGAGCATGCTAAGCATAACGTTGAGTTTATAGAGTCACTTGGTGTTAAATGTGTTGTTTCAAGCTGCCCCTCCTGCGTCAACACGCTGAAAAACTATTACCCTTCGCTTATTAGGCGCCAACCAACCTTTAAGGTGTATCACCTCGTTGAGGTTCTAGCTGAAAGAGTAGGGCAAGGCGCTTTGAGTGATGTTAAAAAGAGCGATGTGAAGATTATTTACCATGATCCTTG
Above is a window of Nitrososphaerota archaeon DNA encoding:
- a CDS encoding (Fe-S)-binding protein, whose product is MTSLIDVDEEETGLLKACLNCKSCISFCAVESEGGLRPLPSIIAEGLLIEANRHSTADVARKMRVLEDTYRCGLCGRCSSCSYHLDIVASSYRLRRILAEKGLMPEPLLKLRNSIRESRNSFGADAQARSMWIDYVGLTKIRINKAADTLYFVGCTPSYRSQGQDIAYAASLVLNRVGEDWAVLGADEWCCGAPLLAIGAWEEAEEHAKHNVEFIESLGVKCVVSSCPSCVNTLKNYYPSLIRRQPTFKVYHLVEVLAERVGQGALSDVKKSDVKIIYHDPCQLSRALRVFKEPRQILRKIANKVLEFPEQGVETRCCGAGVGDIIEVVDPAARLEAAGRRLLQAGLVGADVVVSACPDCKIALSDAARKVKSGIEVLDILELLAIQAELT